The following are encoded together in the Scyliorhinus torazame isolate Kashiwa2021f chromosome 6, sScyTor2.1, whole genome shotgun sequence genome:
- the ggcta gene encoding gamma-glutamylcyclotransferase a codes for MKSCWRCGAPLLCVIWGIVTMQVNSTEQRDVPANGEGFYYFGYGSNLLSERLQLQNPSAVQVAVGCLKGYKVAFGGFEQRLSSWGGGVATIIPSPDDDVWGVVWHLKAADQHSLDDQEGVQEGYYRPIEVQIQQENNEEMMCRTYQMNNFTSALPSPIYKEVICTGAKRSGLPAEYRKKLEAITTNNYNGTNPFIMKIRAMLNTLQNNTSVKDCLLKRC; via the exons ATGAAGAGCTGTTGGCGTTGTGGAGCGCCATTGTTGTGCGTGATCTGGGGCATCGTGACGATGCAGGTCAACAGCACGGAGCAGAGGGATGTCCCTGCCAATGGGGAGGGCTTCTATTATTTCGGTTACGGGAGTAACTTGCTGAGCGAGCGCTTGCAGCTTCAGAACCCTTCGGCCGTACAGGTCGCTGTGGGCTgcttgaag ggctacAAGGTTGCATTTGGTGGTTTTGAACAACGTTTAAGCTCCTGGGGAGGAGGTGTTGCAACTATCATCCCAAGTCCTGACGATGATGTATGGGGAGTCGTGTGGCATTTAAAAGCTGCTGATCAGCATTCTTTAGATGA CCAAGAAGGTGTGCAGGAAGGGTACTACAGACCAATTGAAGTTCAAATTCAACAAGAAAATAATGAAGAAATGATGTGTCGAACTTACCAAATGAATAATTTTACTTCTGCCTTGCCATCCCCAATTTACAAAgag GTAATCTGTACCGGTGCAAAGCGGAGTGGATTGCCTGCTGAATACCGGAAGAAGTTGGAGGCTATAACAACTAATAACTACAATGGAACAAACCCATTCATAATGAAAATTAGAGCTATGTTGAATACACTACAAAATAACACGAGTGTGAAGGATTGTCTTTTGAAACGTTGTTAA